One genomic window of Gossypium hirsutum isolate 1008001.06 chromosome D11, Gossypium_hirsutum_v2.1, whole genome shotgun sequence includes the following:
- the LOC107911734 gene encoding uncharacterized protein, translating to MADGKLDLPDDLMPSKICSDHFPKDEAWDRNLEEKGLTGLLDDNKDQQTSESSIPLSPQWLYSKVAEAKTLTVGASGDTKTPNLLPHGTPGDPNLKDSWRLDSSQDKKEWRRTAPDLESSRHWREEERETSLLGRRDRRKEGRRTDISSTMDVPENRTLLSSERRQDVCNRSLGHESRRDNKWSSRWGLEDKEKDSRNEKRTDAKKEDAPSDKQALASGGRTASERENDSRDKWRPRHRLEFHAGGSASYRSAPGFGLERGRVERSNMGFAAGRGRPNSNASLQIGRPQSAPVIGALPVDKNMTLNAGSYPRGKLLDICRKQRTAPNFDNLPDEMDHLSTVTQKEIVVPLAFVPPDAEEEAVLRDIWKGKTISSEVVYNSFMDASEGKECFSVNRKDSAEPSEKAAVNNNFEGNHAETFYVLDSQMIMSKEMNSSIEGGQRCMPPSDVDVTNALGSDREMGGSTNYMDELKSFDNRQVADLKMQKDSNVKDNGSSMKFGVGELPEESSSLFGFSSLQPRVGCNLISVEGNIAAHSLESAIPPEDMSLCYLDPQGVIQGPYLGIDIISWFEQGYFGTDLPVRLANAPDGSPFQELGEVMPHLRMNPGSASSVSAVAIMRVPDRFEGSLEETISSASAPAQGSAIGREQQQSFSPFEPFGTNFQLRGPCESGHSEHQFYEDPNIHNFAVAQADEIIFPGRPGSAGADPLKVSTEMQDPLHHPASHLSIANEFSKTNAPHRGDELLPEAWSDDHRRNAVFNPNIHLGTTGARPLSHRDQEHNGLDLVQHLMSQKLPNEPLQEKNNFFHALPHSTGFGVEHIHSFDLMKSKNLNHQQSVHHSAPRMEHLLELQVEQQRQLELQRQQHQLEHQRQQQLEHQRQQQFEHQRQQQLEHQRQQQLEHQRQQQLELQQHQRLLELQRQQQLELQQHQRQLELQRQQELRHHQIELLQQLQQQHLQQQNSQSQQILLDQLLQHQISDPGYGQDVFDAARDIQLDQVQLQRHLRSELQNNSQASRHLDPSLEQIIQAKINQSAVQGQQADFLDFMSQAKYGNMLPSEHQLRLQREQFQVQQLSRALSQQLGIEEDRQLAGSLSVDEVGQFVRNPGIHPQAQSMELNGSDLHQKRLSSFEEQISNIKRNHALREQQQRGTFDPSPTAFARSSHSAAAPGMKLDNVNSLDIAEHLYMHSNNQLGPFSSGNHSFSQQTLGDVYASRPDLVYHFGKNEQLENSWAGKQMQQLNLEADLQRRESEVVSSTWASAGGIHEKSKKALMDLLHQKLGIQSRRSSEGDYQYSTSSSRGRESFWPVSEPQASSFPFTHFSNQEVHINNSYLEGPQNSNSGALLQDHLFGVAANGGVNQVVNCERLPHKSNLGSFAEDQSLLLGAEDLSSSSYADASLVSKSAVDKEVGELEGKEKKNGSKGMISRTGSVSGFEDNILEQVEMPLDCADLQSITHIRHGSLSTGGNGRLYSNGIGLEKSVEDRPNDRLLSGVDKVAQISSSHDMFSDQNAVPFVKQKSLTSQAKRTVETEASGKKDVSMRRTSSYNEAVVSEASFMEILKKPALHGTEVPVYGSAFEPPSSDVASQAGRSGKKKGKKGRQIDPALLGFKVTSNRILMGEIQRLDD from the exons ATGGCTGACGGAAAACTCGATCTACCTGATGATCTCATGCCCTCAAAAATCTGCTCTGACCACTTCCCTAAAG ATGAAGCTTGGGATAGGAACTTGGAGGAGAAAGGACTGACGGGGCTACTTGATGACAACAAAG ATCAACAAACTTCGGAGAGCAGCATACCTCTGTCCCCACAGTGGCTTTACTCTAAAGTAGCCGAAGCAAAGACGTTAACTGTTGGAGCATCTGGG GATACAAAAACTCCGAATTTGTTGCCTCATGGAACCCCTGGCGACCCGAATCTGAAAGATAGTTGGCGTTTAGATAGTTCTCAGGACAAGAAAGAATGGAGGAGAACTGCACCTGATCTTGAAAGCAGCCGACACTGGCGTGAAGAGGAGAGGGAAACAAGCTTACTTGGTCGAAGAGATCGCAGAAAAGAAGGCCGTCGCACTGATATTTCTTCAACAATGGATGTTCCTGAAAATAGGACTTTGTTGTCTTCAGAACGACGTCAAGATGTTTGTAACCGTAGTTTAGGGCATGAATCTCGAAGGGACAACAAGTGGTCTTCAAGATGGGGTCTTGAAGACAAAGAAAAGGATTCACGAAATGAGAAGAGGACAGATGCTAAGAAGGAAGATGCCCCTTCTGACAAACAAGCACTTGCGAGTGGGGGGCGCACAGCTTCTGAGCGCGAGAATGATTCTCGTGATAAATGGAGGCCACGTCATCGGTTGGAATTTCATGCAGGTGGGTCTGCTTCTTACCGCAGTGCTCCAGGATTTGGTTTGGAGAGGGGACGAGTGGAGAGATCAAATATGGGTTTTGCAGCAGGACGAGGAAGGCCAAATTCCAATGCAAGCCTACAAATTGGGAGGCCACAATCTGCTCCTGTTATTGGAGCTCTTCCTGTGGATAAAAACATGACCCTTAATGCGGGTTCCTATCCAAGAGGAAAACTCCTTGACATTTGCCGCAAACAAAGGACTGCTCCAAATTTTGACAACCTACCTGATGAGATGGATCATTTATCCACAGTAACACAAAAAGAAATTGTTGTGCCTTTGGCATTTGTTCCTCCTGATGCAGAGGAAGAG GCTGTCCTCAGAGATATATGGAAAGGGAAAACTATCAGCAGTGAAGTGGTCTACAACTCATTTATGGATGCAA GTGAAGGAAAAGAGTGTTTCTCAGTTAACAGGAAGGATAGTGCTGAACCTAGTGAGAAGGCTGCTGTAAACAATAATTTTGAGGGGAATCATGCTGAGACATTTTATGTGTTAGATTCACAGATGATTATGAGCAAGG AAATGAATAGTTCAATAGAAGGTGGACAGAGATGCATGCCACCATCTGATGTAGATGTAACCAATGCTTTGGGGTCAGATAGGGAGATGGGTGGTTCCACAAATTACATGGATGAATTAAAATCTTTTGATAATCGGCAAGTAGCTGATTTGAAAATGCAAAAGGACTCTAATGTGAAGGACAATGGATCATCCATGAAATTTGGAGTGGGCGAGCTTCCGGAAGAGTCAAGTTCTCTGTTTGGTTTTTCGTCACTACAGCCTAGAGTCGGCTGTAACCTGATAAGTGTTGAGGGCAATATTGCTGCGCATTCACTGGAAAGTGCTATCCCTCCTGAGGATATGAGCCTGTGTTATCTTGATCCTCAAGGGGTAATTCAGGGACCGTATTTGGGGATTGACATAATTTCATGGTTTGAGCAAGGTTATTTTGGTACAGATTTACCTGTTCGATTGGCAAATGCTCCTGATGGGTCGCCTTTCCAAGAACTTGGTGAAGTCATGCCTCACCTAAGAATGAATCCTGGTTCAGCCTCCAGTGTTAGTGCAGTTGCCATAATGCGAGTACCTGATCGTTTTGAAGGGAGCTTGGAAGAGACCATATCTTCTGCTTCTGCTCCTGCTCAGGGATCTGCCATTGGGCGTGAGCAGCAGCAATCTTTTTCTCCTTTTGAGCCATTTGGTACTAACTTTCAGTTAAGAGGGCCTTGTGAAAGTGGTCATTCTGAGCACCAATTTTATGAAGATCCAAACATCCATAATTTTGCTGTTGCTCAAGCTGATG AAATCATTTTTCCAGGAAGGCCTGGAAGTGCTGGTGCTGACCCTCTGAAAGTTTCTACTGAGATGCAAGATCCTTTGCATCACCCTGCAAGTCATTTATCCATTGCAAATGAATTTTCAAAAACCAATGCACCTCATCGAGGTGATGAGTTGCTCCCAGAGGCTTGGTCTGATGATCATAGAAGAAATGCCGTGTTTAATCCTAACATTCATCTAGGCACTACTGGTGCTAGGCCTTTATCTCACAGGGACCAAGAACACAATGGTTTGGACCTGGTACAGCACTTAATGTCACAAAAGTTGCCCAATGAACCTCTTCAAGAGAAAAACAATTTCTTTCATGCCCTTCCACATTCCACCGGATTTGGTGTGGAGCACATCCATAGTTTTGATCTGATGAAGAGCAAGAATCTCAACCATCAGCAGTCAGTCCATCATTCAGCTCCCCGTATGGAACATCTTTTGGAACTTCAAGTTGAACAGCAGCGGCAGTTGGAACTACAACGGCAGCAGCATCAGTTGGAGCATCAGCGGCAGCAGCAGTTGGAGCATCAGCGGCAGCAGCAGTTTGAGCATCAGCGGCAGCAGCAATTGGAGCATCAGCGGCAGCAGCAATTGGAGCATCAGCGGCAGCAGCAGTTGGAGCTTCAGCAGCATCAACGTCTGTTGGAGCTTCAGCGGCAGCAGCAGTTGGAACTTCAGCAGCATCAACGGCAGTTGGAACTTCAGCGGCAGCAGGAGCTTCGTCACCACCAAATTGAACTGTTGCAGCAGTTGCAACAACAACATCTACAGCAGCAGAATTCTCAATCTCAACAGATTCTTCTTGATCAATTGCTGCAGCATCAGATTTCTGATCCTGGCTATGGTCAGGACGTATTTGATGCTGCTAGAGACATCCAACTTGATCAGGTTCAGTTACAAAGGCATCTTCGTAGTGAATTGCAGAACAATTCTCAAGCATCAAGGCACCTGGATCCATCACTGGAGCAGATCATCCAAGCAAAGATTAACCAGAGTGCAGTCCAAGGGCAACAGGCTGATTTTTTGGATTTCATGTCGCAAGCAAAGTATGGCAACATGCTTCCTTCGGAGCATCAGCTCCGTCTTCAACGAGAGCAGTTTCAAGTGCAGCAGTTATCTAGGGCGCTGAGCCAACAATTAGGAATAGAGGAGGATAGACAACTTGCTGGTTCTTTGTCTGTAGATGAAGTTGGTCAGTTTGTTAGGAATCCTGGCATTCATCCCCAGGCTCAGTCAATGGAGTTGAATGGTTCAGATCTTCACCAGAAGAGGCTTTCATCTTTTGAAGAGCAAATCAGCAATATTAAAAGGAATCATGCTTTGCGGGAGCAACAGCAGCGAGGGACTTTTGACCCCAGCCCTACAGCATTTGCCAGGTCTTCTCATTCTGCTGCTGCTCCTGGGATGAAATTAGACAATGTAAATTCTCTAGATATTGCTGAACATCTCTATATGCACTCTAACAACCAACTGGGTCCATTTTCTTCTGGTAATCACTCTTTTAGCCAACAAACTTTGGGTGATGTATACGCATCTCGTCCAGATTTAGTCTACCACTTTGGGAAAAATGAGCAGCTAGAAAATAGTTGGGCTGGAAAACAGATGCAACAATTAAATCTTGAAGCAGATTTGCAAAGAAGGGAGTCCGAAGTTGTTTCAAGCACTTGGGCATCAGCTGGAGGGATTCATGAAAAGTCTAAGAAAGCTTTAATGGACCTTCTTCACCAAAAACTTGGTATTCAATCGAGAAGGTCATCAGAAGGAGATTATCAGTATTCTACTTCATCTTCCAGAGGCAGGGAAAGCTTTTGGCCTGTTTCTGAGCCACAAGCTTCCAGTTTTCCTTTTACTCATTTCTCGAATCAAGAAGTTCACATAAACAACTCATATCTGGAAGGCCCTCAAAATTCCAATTCAGGTGCCTTATTGCAAGATCATTTGTTTGGAGTTGCTGCTAATGGTGGTGTCAACCAGGTGGTTAACTGTGAACGATTGCCTCATAAATCCAATTTGGGTTCATTTGCTGAAGATCAGTCATTGTTGTTGGGCGCTGAAGACCTGTCTTCTAGTAGTTATGCAGATGCTAGCTTAGTGTCAAAATCTGCTGTGGATAAGGAAGTGGGCGAACTGGAGGGGAAGGAGAAGAAAAATGGATCTAAAGGCATGATTTCAAGGACTGGTTCTGTGTCGGGGTTTGAGGACAATATTTTAGAGCAAGTAGAGATGCCTTTGGACTGTGCTGACCTACAAAGtataacccatatccgtcatgGTTCACTTAGTACCG GTGGCAATGGCAGGTTGTACAGTAATGGAATTGGATTAGAGAAATCAGTTGAAGACCGTCCTAATGATAG GTTACTGTCTGGGGTTGATAAAGTTGCACAGATTTCATCATCCCATGATATGTTTTCTGATCAAAACGCAGTGCCATTTGTGAAGCAGAAAAGCCTTACAAGTCAGGCAAAGAGGACAGTAGAAACGGAGGCATCGGGCAAGAAAGATGTGAGTATGAGAAGGACCTCATCTTATAATGAGGCTGTAGTGTCTGAAGCATCATTCATGGAGATTCTTAAGAAGCCGGCTCTTCATGGGACAGAGGTCCCCGTGTATGGCTCTGCTTTTGAGCCACCATCATCTGATGTTGCTTCACAAGCTGGACGAAGTGgcaagaaaaaagggaaaaagggaaGACAGATTGATCCTGCCTTGCTTGGTTTTAAGGTTACAAGCAACCGCATTTTGATGGGTGAGATCCAGCGTCTTGACGATTAA